From Mytilus galloprovincialis chromosome 9, xbMytGall1.hap1.1, whole genome shotgun sequence, the proteins below share one genomic window:
- the LOC143046706 gene encoding protocadherin gamma-B4-like, protein MEMIGSCLSMVALFSLYISTNAILVHKPPIIHTNHPYLNIRENSPIGTSFVVIDASSQTNDVVTVTPHDSATAARITLVPVKVGINSTYRALTKLIPDRETERTWYLTFQAHDSHGDTLWTLPLHIDDVNDNAPFFVHDHFHAVFGFGLTVGTKALHVTALDVDEGPNAAITYSMKPHLVTHPSSRYNAFDIDPSTGDITLKETLQHGQSVYHYQVNATDGGIPQHVASALVDISILDFGVIG, encoded by the exons ATGGAAATGATTGGCAGTTGTTTGTCTATGGTAGCTCTTTTCAGTTTGT ATATTTCAACAAATGCAATTTTAGTACACAAACCCCCAATAATCCACACAAATCATCCATATCTTAACATCAGAGAAAATTCCCCAATAG GAACATCATTTGTTGTTATTGATGCGTCAAGTCAAACAAATGATGTTGTCACGGTGACACCACATGATAGTGCAACAGCTGCAAGAATCACCCTAGTTCCTGTTAAAGTAGGGATCAACTCGACATACAGAGCTCTTACTAAACTTATTCCTGATAGAGAG ACAGAAAGAACTTGGTATTTAACATTTCAAGCTCACGACTCTCATGGCGAT ACTTTATGGACTTTGCCTCTTCACATCGATGATGTAAATGACAACGCTCCATTTTTCGTGCATGACCATTTCCATGCTGTTTTTGGATTT GGTTTGACAGTTGGAACGAAGGCTTTGCATGTGACAGCTTTGGATGTTGATGAGGGCCCCAATGCGGCTATTACATACTCaatgaag CCCCATCTAGTGACGCATCCATCATCAAGGTACAATGCCTTTGATATCGATCCGAGTACTGGAGATATCACTTTGAAGGAGACACTGCAGCATGGACAGAGTGTGTATCATTATCAGGTCAATGCAACT GATGGAGGAATCCCACAGCATGTGGCATCAGCCTTAGTGGACATATCCATTCTAGATTTTGGTGTGATTGGATGA